In the Longimicrobiales bacterium genome, one interval contains:
- the menC gene encoding o-succinylbenzoate synthase, with amino-acid sequence MKIERAVLRELPLRLKEFFEISSGGKQDRRILLLTLYSDGEEGWSECVASEDPSYAYETTDGAWHILTDFILPNIVGREASGPEDILSPVSWIRGHGMSKAAVEMAGWDLAARMDGVSLSKKLGGERDVVPVGVSIGLKPTDEELHEAVAGYLEDGYARVKLKIKPGRDVEMLAGLRERFPDTLFMADANSAYRLEDSDRLREMDALNLTMIEQPLRYDDFLEHARLQERIETPVCLDESIKGEGDLALALELGSCRIVNIKPGRVGGFGVSSRIHDTMRAAGLPVWCGGMLESGVGRAHNLALASLPGFTLPGDISASQRYWSQDIVTPEFEVEDGVMKVPTGPGLGVELDLDRIHGLTVREAEFG; translated from the coding sequence ATGAAGATCGAACGCGCGGTACTCCGTGAGCTTCCGCTCCGCCTCAAAGAGTTCTTCGAGATCAGCAGCGGAGGGAAGCAGGATCGTCGAATCCTGCTTTTGACCCTCTATTCAGATGGGGAAGAGGGCTGGAGTGAGTGTGTGGCCTCCGAAGACCCTTCGTACGCCTACGAAACGACCGATGGCGCCTGGCACATCCTGACCGACTTCATCCTGCCGAACATCGTGGGACGTGAAGCTTCCGGGCCAGAGGATATCCTGAGCCCTGTGTCTTGGATTCGCGGACACGGCATGTCGAAAGCCGCGGTCGAAATGGCGGGATGGGACCTCGCCGCTCGTATGGACGGGGTCTCGCTCTCGAAGAAGCTCGGCGGGGAGCGTGATGTTGTCCCAGTGGGTGTGAGCATCGGACTGAAGCCGACCGACGAAGAGCTTCACGAGGCAGTGGCAGGCTATCTGGAAGACGGCTACGCGAGAGTGAAGCTCAAGATCAAGCCGGGACGGGATGTCGAGATGCTCGCGGGTCTTCGTGAGCGTTTTCCGGACACGCTCTTCATGGCGGACGCCAATTCTGCATACAGGCTCGAAGACTCCGACCGGCTGCGTGAAATGGATGCGCTCAATCTCACCATGATCGAGCAGCCGCTCCGCTACGATGACTTCTTGGAGCACGCACGTCTGCAGGAACGGATCGAGACGCCAGTGTGCCTGGACGAATCCATCAAGGGGGAGGGCGACCTAGCGCTAGCACTCGAGCTGGGAAGCTGCCGGATCGTGAACATCAAGCCGGGCCGGGTGGGCGGATTCGGTGTCAGTTCTAGGATTCACGACACCATGCGTGCGGCTGGACTGCCAGTTTGGTGCGGAGGAATGCTGGAATCTGGTGTGGGGCGGGCTCACAACCTGGCCCTCGCATCGTTGCCTGGTTTCACCTTGCCCGGGGATATCTCGGCGAGCCAACGCTACTGGTCGCAGGACATCGTCACGCCGGAATTCGAGGTCGAGGACGGGGTCATGAAGGTCCCAACAGGCCCCGGACTGGGCGTGGAGCTGGACCTCGACCGGATTCACGGTCTCACCGTCCGCGAGGCAGAATTCGGCTAA